One Meles meles chromosome 11, mMelMel3.1 paternal haplotype, whole genome shotgun sequence DNA segment encodes these proteins:
- the ISCA1 gene encoding iron-sulfur cluster assembly 1 homolog, mitochondrial isoform X1, with product MSASLVRATVRAVSKRKLQPTRAALTLTPSAVNKIRQLLKDKPEHVGLKVGVRTRGCNGLSYTLEYTKTKGDSDEEVVQDGVRVFIEKKAQLTLLGTEMDYVEDKLSSEFVFNNPNIKGTCGCGESFNI from the exons ATGTCGGCTTCTTTAGTCCGGGCCACTGTCCGGGCTGTGAGCAAGAGGAAGCTGCAGCCCACCCGGGCCGCCCTCACCCTG ACACCTTCAGCAGTAAACAAGATAAGACAGCTTCTTAAAGATAAGCCCGAACAC GTAGGTCTGAAAGTTGGTGTCCGAACCAGGGGTTGTAATGGCCTTTCTTATACTCTAGAATATACAAAGACAAAAGGAGATTCTGATGAAGAAGTTGTTCAAGATG GAGTCAGAGTGTTCATCGAAAAGAAAGCACAGCTAACACTTTTAGGAACAGAAATGGACTATGTTGAAGATAAATTATCCAGTGAGTTTGTTTTCAATAACCCAAACATCAAAGGAACGTGTGGCTGTGGAGAAAGCTTTAATATTTGA
- the ISCA1 gene encoding iron-sulfur cluster assembly 1 homolog, mitochondrial isoform X2: MSASLVRATVRAVSKRKLQPTRAALTLTPSAVNKIRQLLKDKPEHVGLKVGVRTRGCNGLSYTLEYTKTKGDSDEEVVQDDNHCRKILNAETSDRTIHLLGSSSLTSIPNK, translated from the exons ATGTCGGCTTCTTTAGTCCGGGCCACTGTCCGGGCTGTGAGCAAGAGGAAGCTGCAGCCCACCCGGGCCGCCCTCACCCTG ACACCTTCAGCAGTAAACAAGATAAGACAGCTTCTTAAAGATAAGCCCGAACAC GTAGGTCTGAAAGTTGGTGTCCGAACCAGGGGTTGTAATGGCCTTTCTTATACTCTAGAATATACAAAGACAAAAGGAGATTCTGATGAAGAAGTTGTTCAAGATG ATAATCATTGCAGAAAGATTTTAAATGCGGAAACTTCAGACCGAACCATCCATCTTTTGGGAAGCAGCAGTTTGACGTCTATACCAAATAAGTAA